The Mailhella massiliensis DNA segment ATGAATATCCCCCACTTCGAGGATAAGGCGCTCCACCATGCGGTTCAGGGGGGCGCTGTCGCTCTTCACGTCGCTCACAAAGGAAAGGCGGCCCGCCATGACGGCAAGCCCGTGATCGCCCATGGAGCCGCTTACCAGCACGGCGTCGCCCGGCCTGGCGGCGTGACCCGAAGGCGCGGCTCCGGGAATGATTTCCCCCACGCCCGCCGTGGTGATGAACAGAGAATCGCACGCCCCGCGGGGAACCACCTTGGTATCGCCCGTGACTATCTGCACCCCCGCTTCACGCGCGGCAAGGGCCATGTCGGTCACGGCCCTTTCCAGCACCTCAAGTTCCAGGCCTTCTTCCAGAATGAAGGCGCAGGAAAGATACCTCGGCCGTGCGCCCATCATGGCCACGTCGTTCACCGTGCCGTGTACGGCAAGCGTACCGATGCTGCCGCCGGGAAAGAACAGCGGCGTCACGGTGTAGCCGTCGGTGCTCATGGCCACGGGGCCGGAAATCTCCAGCCTTGCGGCGTCGTCCATGCGGCGCAGGATGCCGTTGTCGAAATGCCTGAGAAAAACGTCGGCAATGAGCCGTTGCGACGCCCTGCCGCCGCTGCCGCTGTCGAGAAGAATCTTCATGTCTGGCCCTGGGAAAAAAATGATGGCGGCATCCTGCCGCGGCCCGCCCTTGTTCAGGCGGCGGGAAAAGCCTGCGGTCGCAAGACTAGCACAAAGCCGCGCGAAGGGGAACGCCCTCCCCTCACGCCCCTCTGCCGGGATATCCGGCTCCGCAGAAAAACGCCGCCGGCCATGCAGGAAGAAGCCCCTGTTCTCTTGCTTTTCGCCTTCTCCGTGCCGCCGGGAAATGCACAAAAAGCCCCGGCCGGCGGGCACCGGAACCGGGGCTTTCAACATAGGTTCTGCGGACTGAAAACTCAGCGCTTGAAGGTCAGGCCGTCGGCCTCAAAGGGCAGATAACGGGGATTTACGCCGTCCGGCCTGCCGTAATAGGCCATCCAGTACGGACGAAAGAAGGTTTCGTGCTGCACCTCGCCGAAGCGGGGCAGATTGCGGCACATGCGCATGATGATGCGCCGCGCGAAGTTCATGGCGAGCTCGTCGG contains these protein-coding regions:
- the hypE gene encoding hydrogenase expression/formation protein HypE; its protein translation is MKILLDSGSGGRASQRLIADVFLRHFDNGILRRMDDAARLEISGPVAMSTDGYTVTPLFFPGGSIGTLAVHGTVNDVAMMGARPRYLSCAFILEEGLELEVLERAVTDMALAAREAGVQIVTGDTKVVPRGACDSLFITTAGVGEIIPGAAPSGHAARPGDAVLVSGSMGDHGLAVMAGRLSFVSDVKSDSAPLNRMVERLILEVGDIHVLRDPTRGGLATTLNEIAEQSGVGITVDEAAVPVHDNVRAGCDILGMDPLYLANEGKLICILPREKAEAALAVMRGCRFGAEAAVVGEVTEAEKPRVELRTLMGGTRLLSMLEGAQLPRIC